Proteins found in one Magnolia sinica isolate HGM2019 chromosome 5, MsV1, whole genome shotgun sequence genomic segment:
- the LOC131247143 gene encoding uncharacterized protein LOC131247143 gives MEVYVNDMLVKSIRVSDHISDLGETFSILRKYCMKLNQAKCTFSVESANFTAPDCGHGRINLEISSSSMSSPIVPPAPSLLEDTGAEVRSDRWTLFLDGSSNSKRGGEGIILVAPNMTTIQYAIRLGFKASNNEAEYEALLAGLRLAISLGVQFIDVRCDSQLVVNQVLVEYEAKEERMIAYLDETRKIMRKFKDCIMSQIPRVENSWADALAKLASVIKGNIPRIVSTEFVDKPSIGQANQETINPMQVTTSWMNPIFKYLTSREVPQDRLEARRLRVRATLYMIMGDTSYKKGTLSRTLDVSNQMKQNT, from the exons ATGGAGGTCTATGTCAATGACATGCTCGTGAAGAGCATCAGAGTATCCGACCACATCTCGGACCTCGGAGAGACTTTCTCGATCCTCCGGAAGTATTGTATGAAGCTGAACCAAGCTAAGTGCACTTTTAGTGTCGAGTCAG CTAATTTTACTGCTCCGGACTGCGGACACGGAAGAATCAATTTGGAGATATCATCAAGTTCAATGTCGAGCCCCATTGTCCCCCCAGCCCCTTCTCTTTTAGAGGACACTGGGGCGGAAGTGAGATCTGATAGATGGACCCTGTTCCTGGACGGGTCATCCAATTCAAAGCGAGGAGGAGAAGGGATCATCCTGGTCGCACCCAACATGACTACCATTCAATATGCAATCAGGCTCGGTTTTAAAGCATCAAACAACGAGGCAGAATATGAAGCCCTATTGGCCGGGCTCAGATTGGCCATCAGCCTGGGAGTCCAGTTCATTGATGTCCGATGCGACTCCCAACTCGTTGTGAACCAAGTTTTAGTAGAGTACGAGGCGAAGGAAGAAAGGATGATAGCCTACCTGGACGAAACCCGAAAAATAATGAGGAAATTCAAGGATTGCATCATGAGCCAGATACCAAGGGTTGAGAACTCTTGGGCCGATGCCCTCGCAAAGTTAGCCTCGGTGATTAAAGGGAATATCCCTAGGATTGTCTCTACGGAGTTCGTAGATAAGCCGAGCATCGGCCAAGCCAACCAAGAAACCATCAACCCGATGCAAGTGACTACGAGTTGGATGAATCCTATCTTCAAATACCTCACGAGTAGAGAGGTCCCACAAGATCGTCTAGAAGCTCGACGTCTAAGGGTCAGGGCAACACTGTATATGATCATGGGCGACACGTCATACAAAAAGGGTACTCTCAGTCGTACCTTGGATGTCTCCAACCAGATGAAGCAGAATACGTGA